The DNA sequence GGAGAGCGTGTATGTTACAGAGAGTTGGAGCTGGATGGGGGAGAGCGTGTATGTTACAGAGGGTTGGAGCTGGATGGGGGAGAGCGTGTATGTTACAGAGGGTTGGAGCTGGATGGGGGAGAGCATGTACCAACAGGGTCCTCCACCTCTACAGGTTGACAGCTGCAGGGACAAAGGGCCAGGGGGCCCCAGACTACCTGGCTGCTATGCTGACTTTATTTCCATCACACCCAGTTGAACTCCCCCTATTTAACAACATCTTAGGTGAAGCCCATGGAATAACAAAGAGTAAAAATAACATCTCACTTTCCAGACATGTCCATATTCTCAATTACAAGAGTATAAATATGTTATAAGCGTTGTTGTCGCACTCCGTTTTAAAGAGCACAATTATGTTTTCATTGGTTTGACACTTTAATTAAAACAATAGTAGCAGTACTAAATGTCTTAATTGAAAACTGTTTTTATATCATTGCTAGATTACAAATATTAGTCTAAACCTTCTCATAGGAGTGTGAAGATTCAACAACCTCCCTTGCAACTCCCCAGTCAGAAAACTTGACCCCAAGTCACTCTGCTTACTTATTATCTCAAATTACCCAAGAATAAATAGTGTATGTATCTGTAATTTACAAATCTCAGAGCAGAAAGAAATCTTGAGCAGGTTGCTCATGCAAGGCCTGCCTTACAAAATGGTTATGTGGATGGGTGTGAAGTAAAGTTGATTTATTCATGGCGACAGATAATTGCTGGTGTCTTGTCATCTGTCAGAAACACTGGGCCAAGGGATGTTCCAAACTATAGTCAAAGCTTTTTGTGTTCGGACCATAAATCTGTCAAGCTCTGCTGTAAATCTCAGGCCTCTGAGGAAGCCTGTTTGTGcactatacagatgtaggatcttaaattgATCACCCTGTTGGAGGATAACGTTTCTGCAAAGCAGGACATTTAaaacatgtagtgtatttgaggtttaaaaaggcttctgaaaattgtaatttccactttgaaatttccgACTTGATTTctccttacgaaaaatgtatcaactcctaaaaaaatgtccattaattataatccacataaaaaaatacaatttcttATTGaagcaggattattttcctgctgtagcaaactggctcaaattaagatcctacatctgtaggacaATAGGCTATGACTCAGCACACTGTGCTGTGCTAGCCCCAAATCCTTTCCGCAACAAATGAATCAAAGACAGTGCTGGACTACCTGGTGCTGTAATTACAGATGAATGGTGTGACGTGCAGACGGAGGGAATTAGATGCTTCCAATTTCTGACGGAGCAACTGAACACCCCACAGGTGGCGGAGGGAATGGAGACGTTGGTGCAGAGCACTAAACACTGTCTCTGTCTTAGAATTTAAGATGGCTTGGGGCAGCAGCTCCAGTAACTATGCTGACAATGCTCATTCTAACCCCttgtgaaaaataaaacacttgaTTGACCAtcatttgattggagtccacttgaaTTGGCAATCTCAATTGGTTTAGAGGGCATGTACTGTATAATGCCATGATTTTAGGTGGAACAATCAAGGtcaagtgtcttgctcaagggtacCTCTTTTTAACAATCAAAAGGCAAGCTTTGGTCAAAGCCAAGGGCACTATGGCTACACAAGCTTAacgttttatttaattttttataaacAGTTGTTGTACACTAAGAAGAAACAAGAGATGTAGAATTAGTATAATTAGACAAGCTTGAAATGACACCACAACTTACTTCACAAGGTTAGGCTACTGCAAGATGCCTAGTTCCCACTGTGTTCTCTCAGACTCCAGAGAGCCAGTCCTGCCAAAACACTGAGCTTCAGTCCCCAGGATCAAAGTCCTCAGCTACTATTGCATTATCTCCGACTTGTTCATCAGACACTCTACCTGTACAGGTCGTACATCCTCCCTTTTATTTCCTCTCATCCAACGGACTCTCAGTCAGTCCAGGATGTGGCTAACCAAGAACGTTTCATACGTTTTTATCCTTCCCCTCAGATCTTAGAGGACCATCTTGAGAGGAGCCGTGTCTGCAATCAAACCAAGGGGCAAGGGAAAGAAATTTGATAGGGTATAGTCTAACATTGAAGTCATGGTGACTCAGAAGGTCATATTGTTATGGGGATGAATTGATAAGATATGAAGACATGGGCAAAACAGTTACTCTTCACTGTTCTTTAGGGAAAGCTCTGACTGGAATTGTCTGGTTGTGACCCACCCACCTTTTCCAAAACCCAACCTATGATTAGCATGGAAAGGTTATGGCTTTTACAACTAATTTCAAATTATAGAGAGAATACCATGTCAGAGTGTGCAGACCTGTGTTTAAGAAACCTAGAAATTACGTCCTAATTGCAGAACAAGAAAAATAAGGGCAATGTTGTAATTCTCTCCTAAACAACTTTTATTTCCAACAACAATAACTCTCTGCCTTTTACTTTAGCGTTGCAATGGGGAAAACACATCACTCTCACCATGTCAGTGCAGGAAACAAACGTAAAAACGCCTTTGCATGACACAAGCCTGGACATGGACATTTCTCTTTCAAATTGTTTATTTGACCAACAAGGCATTCTACATTGTAGGCCTCTACAAAATCGCTCAAAATTAGCGCCCCCAAACTGAAAAGCCAAGCTATGCCTATAACAGCAGCTTAAAGGTTAAACGTTGGAAATGCTATCGCTAAATGAGTGCATCAGCTGCTGagtggaggacggctcataataatgtctcgATTGGATAAAATTcaatttgataccattccacttattccgctccagccattaccacgaggccgtcctccccaattaaggtgccaccaacctcctgtagtgTGCATAGCCATTCACACCACTTAAGCCAAAGCAGCTAACTGTTGGGAAGGCTCACAACAAGCACCTTGTACCTCGTGGCCCAATTGACTTTTTAAGCACCGTGCTATAAACCCAGGCAGGAAGGAAACAATGTCTTCAATGACCTCTCAATGAGTGTGTGATAAGAGTGATGACCCCCAGCAGCATTTGGGCTGATATGATCAGCAGAGTCCAGTCTGACAGGTGAAGCTACAGAGCCTTAGAGAACAAGTGACGTTGTAaatctacattttttaaaatgtttttgaaaGCATGCACTCAAGCAGTGTAATGACAGTGCCTTGGAAGTTAAAGAAAAAGAAGGTCAATGTTCTTTTAGGGGAGATATATATCATTCGCCAGTGCGTTTGAAcctaaaaaacaaacattgtaaTGGATATGTTTCATGTTATGTGTATTGCTTGAGTTTGTCTTGTGATCTGTTTCTCATGCGGTATCATCTTAAGATCCTTCCTCCAGGTATGGAGTCTGATATGGCCATGTGTTGCTTCTACATGTATGGGTCAATTATGTGCCTATGCTATACATGCCACAGTAAATTAGAGGTatgacacatatacagtacatacagtaacaGACATACAACACAGTTAGCAGCAgtatggatattcagctagcgggatatacgctgcaccggcaggatagaacagcacacttcgtaagaaggggggggggggggggggtctgtgcatatttgtaaacaactattagagatcacctgtactccacacacagagacacgtacaaagctctccctccccctccatttggtaaatctgaccacaactctatcctcctgattcctgcttaaaagcaaaaattaaagcaggaagcaccagtgactcggtctataaaaaagtggtcagatgaagcagatgctaaactacaggactgttttgctatcacagactggaacatgtgcCGGGATTCTttcgatgacattgaggaatacaccacatcagtcactggatttatcaataagtgcattgaggacgtcgtctccacagtgactgtacgtacataccccacaGACCgcaagaagccatggattacaggcaacattcgcactgagctaaagggtagagctgccgctttcaaggtgcgggactctaacccagaagcttacaagaaatcttgctatgccctgcgacgaaccatcaaacacgAGCTAAAtcacgagctaaatcacttctatgctcgctttgaggcaagcaacactgaggcatgcatgagagcatcagctgttctggacgactgtgtgatcacgctctccgtagccaacgtgagtaagacaggtcaacatacacaaggctgcggggccagatggattaccaagaCGTGTGCTCCAgtcatgtgctgaccaactggcaggtgtcttcactgacattttcaacatgtccctgattgagtctgtaataccaacatgtttcaagcagaccaccatagtccctgtgccaaagaacacaaaggcaacatgcctaaatgactacagacccgtagcactcacgtccgtagccatgaagtgctttgaaaggttggtagtggctcacatcaacaccattatcccagaagccctagacccactccaatttgtataccgcccaaacatatccacagatgatgcagtctctattgcacaccacactgccctttcccacctgaacacttatgtgagaatgctattcattgactacagctcagcgttcaacaccatagcaccttcaaagctcatcactaaactaaggatcccgggactaaacacctccctctgcaactggatcctggacttcctgacgggccacacccaggtggtgagggttggtagcaacacatctgctacgctgatcctcaacactggagctccacaggggtgcgtgctcagtcccctcctgtactccctgttcacccatgactgcatgtccaggcatgactccaacaccatcattaagtttgcagacaacacaaccgtgctaggcctgatcaccgataacgacaagacagcctataggtaggaggtcagagacctggccgggtggtgccagaataacaatctatccctcaacgtaaccaagactaaggagatgattgtggacaacaggaaaaggaggactgagcacgcccccattctcatcgacggggctatagtggagcaggttgagagcttcaaattccttggtgtccacatcaacaacaaactggaatggtccaaacacaccaagacagtcgtgaagagggcacgacaaagcctattcccctcaggaaacaaaaaagatttggcatgggtcatgagatcctcaaaaggttctacagctgcaacatcgagagcatccagaccggttgcatcactgcctggtacggcaaatgctcggcctctgaccgcaaggcactacagagggtagtgcatacggcccagtacatcactggggctaagctgcctgccatccaggacctctacaccaggcggtgtcagaggaaggatctaaaaattgtcaaagaccccagccacagactgttctctctactaccacatcgcaagtggtactggagtgacaagtctaggacaaaaaggcttctcaacagtttttacccccaagccataagactcctgaacaggaaatcaaatggctacccggactatttgcattgtggcCCTGCCCAACCCCTTTTTtcccactgctgctactctctgtttatcatatatgcatagtcactttaactatacattaatgtacatactacctcaattgggccgaacaaccagtgctcccgcacattggctaaccgggctgtcTGCAATGTGTCCACTATTTACACTATTGGTTatagcctgtaagtaagcatttcactgtaaggtctactacacctgctgtatttggcacacgtgacaaataaacttattTGATTTGAGTAGCACAGTATTTCAACAAGGAGAGTTAGTAGCCAAGTCAGTGCTCTCTAGACCCTAGGAGCTACAGTGGGATGGCACTGACACACATCGCGGGGCATGAGACCCCACGTGTCAAATCCACTGCTTATGAACGTCATCTGCAGGGATATTGATTTATTTGTTGATTATGTTCTACCACTTGTATGGGATATGTAGAGCAAAACATTGTACAAAATAAGCTATCAGCACAAGAGTGTCAGAGAATGTCGTAAAGAGGTAAGTGGCACCTTGGTGAGAGGAAGAAGATTGCTGCTGCCACTAAATCAAACCATGAAAGTTTCCTATTACAGTATCATATTCCATTAATTTACACAAATGGTTCCTCTGCTCACATCAAAACTGTCTTTCACCTCTAACAGAGGAAGGGTTGGGGGACGGGGATGTGGAGGAAGTGGGTAGGCcgtggaggaagaagggggaaaCAGGGTAGCAAATAGAGGCTAAGCAGCACTTGAGCCAACAGTGATTTCAGGTGATAATTGTCACATATTTTGTGTTCTTTACCCTCAGCTTTGAAGTCTTGGCCCTTGTCTGTTCAAGTCCTGGTGGCCACTCAAGCTTGATTTATGACAGTTTCACGCTAGACATCCAAATTACACTGTACCTTAGTCTAGCCTTGGCAAGGTAAGAATCACTCAATAGAACGTGGCTAATTGTTGCCGTAGAGATATGATGTTCATGTCACACAAGTGTTTTTGCTCAATTTTCTCAGCTATAAGGTGTAAAGAGGAGTTTATTGATGTAGCTTACCTGATGAAGTCACTACATGTCAGGCGTGAAACCACAATTAGTCATTATTTTCACTGAACACCCACGATATTATACTTTACAataaaatagtgtgtgtgtgaaataagtGAACTTTGATTAAGTGATTCTTTGTAAGGTTGATTTCTAACATTGCCATTTGATGATAGTGTTATAACATCCTGATAGCATTTTATAATATGTATTTCCAGGGCAAGTTTATGTTCATCTCTTTCAACTACTGTATGTGCGAGACTTAGTGACTCACAACGGCTGCTACTGCAATGCTTTCTCAGTCATAAAACAACTATCCCTGAGATGTAAAAAGTGACTCATTGTTTTTAAGATAGCATTTCTATCTGTCATTCATACTCAAAAACTTGCCTACAGAAATGTCACAATGTCTTCTACGCACCATTATTTTTGGGGTACTCATTATTTTTGAGATAACATTTCTACTGAAATATTCCAGGCATGTCTTCCCTCCAACAACATACCATGTTTTTTTCACAATGTTGTAATGCTGCTGGATATCATCACATGTTCATGTTCCATTGTGACACTGATAATGCTAATAATGCAACTCAGAAGCGGAGGAGATCCTGCATGACTGgggaggctggggagaggagaggagggggtgtgagTGTCTGAGCAGATCCTTCTCCTGTTTGCCCCCAGGGCCCTCGTAAACACACAATACAACTTTGCTTTTAGGCAAGCCTTCCTACAATGTGACACATACAAAAAGACAAGTCTTTAAAAGCACCTCTCACCTGTCAGAGCCATCCAGAGGTATGAACTGACTCACTCGAAGGAGCTAAGAGACAGTAGAAGGAGAAATATTTGGGCTTGTGGTATGGCTGAACACTAGCACTGTCTGCCGTTGCACTGGAGTCACGTAGGATAGAACCGGAGCTTGAAACTACCAGCCCAGAGGAGTTTCACCAGTTTTACCTCAGCTTGGAAGGTAAACATCTATAGTGTCTGCAGAAAGAGGCACCAGTGACAGACATGAGCCTGTCTTCTCAGAGTACAGTACCGAGGAGGAGTGTGGGCACCAGGCCAGCCATGAGCAGCCACGCTATTTTCACCAAGTCAGAGTTCTCTGAGGAGGAGCAAGAGGGGATTCTGCTGGGTTtggatgaggaggagaagaacAGTGGCAGTGAGGACAGCGAGGCTGGCTCAAAGAAGTCTTTAGAGAGCAAGGGCGGCACGGCCGGCAGATGCCCTGATGTGAAGAGACGCAGTCGTCCTGTCCGCTCCAAATCCCGCCGTGTGGCCGCCAACGTTCGCGAGCGAAAGCgtatcctggactacaaccagtCTTTCAATGCACTGCGCATGGTGCTCAAACATGACCTCAACGGCAAGCGACTGTCCAAGATCGCCACTCTGAGACGTGCCATCAACCACATCTCTTCGCTGACCGTCTTCCTGCGCTCCCACCCCTGCCCCAGTGCCCTGCCAGGAGGACATCCACCCTGCACCCACGCAGAGTGCCTCAGAGAGCAGCCCTCGGCTAGAATTGAGGAGGCCATGCTGGTCCTGGggaaggacagggagagagagaggggcttccAGACCCCGGTGGAGACCTACTGTCTGCAGCATAAGCCGTTGCATTGGAGTCAACACCACCAGCAGTCCCTGCAGGATCCCGGTGCTCACAAGGCTCCCATCATTCTGCCTCCAGAGCTCCAGCTCTACACAGACACCCCAGTAGGACGACACCCCAGCCCTTCGTGCCTGCCATCCCCATCCTATGCTCACTTCTCCCCCACTGAGACCCAGTTCTACACGCCCTCGCACACTCACGAGGAGTTGAGCAGCCCCCCGTACTACATCAGCAGCGAGTGGAGTGGGGGGTCAGGGTACCCGTTTGGAGTGAGGGCCAACTGTCGCCCGAACCACACTGACAGCTTCTCAGACTCCTCTCCTGCTGTGTCCTTCACGTGGCAGCTGGGTTACCTGCAAGGCTCAGCTGGCTACCAACAGTTCCTTACCATGTACTGACTGAATGAACCCAAGACATGAGCTCTAGTGGAGGGCACCAACGTTAAAGTCTACAATGATGTCAAACAGAGGGAAGCTGACGTGTATATGtctatgtatgtacagtatgcatgGGATTGCAATGATGGATTTGTCTATCTGGCTTTGCAAGGGGAATTCTTAGTAATGTCTTACACTTGTTTAAACAGATTGACAAAAGTGTTGATGAAATTAAATGTTACAGcagaatacagtatatgtttTACCTCCAATAGTCCCTAAGAATGAAAGGAATGTGTTTTAACATTTCCTCATGTGTTTGTAATGCAGAATATAATGTGCTAAATATAGCTACTGAATGAGCTGTATGAGTTGTTAAGTCTTAAAACAGAGCATGAGGGACTAAACACAATATACATCTATATTTCTGTCTACCTGAGCTATGTATGTTTACATGAGAAAGATGACTGTTTTCTCAATGAGAGAATCCTAGTGCATCCTTCCCCTGCAGCACAAACCCCAGAAAAGCAACTTGTAGTAATTATTATAGTGTTAGAATTGTGCCTATGCAATTTGTATTTTTGTAAGAATTGAAAAATAATGATGGAATAATAAAGAGAATTAAACATGTTCTGAACATTATGCATCACCCATACTTAAAACACTAAATTAATACAGGCGTTGATATTACTGTCTGGAATATTTCTAACATAAGATGATTGTTTATACAGTTGGGCTTTATTGAGAATTATTTGCATGGTTTCTTACCCCTGCGCCTCTCCTTTACAACCCCCTCCCTCGGCTATTCTCCTAGACACTGAATGTTCCACTCTGTCTCTCATCCTGTAATTAACATTGCCAACCACATTGCCTTTAGGTTAATGAAATAATTACGCATGTAGACATCCTTGCAATGTAATTGACCTTGAATTAAGCTGTTTTGAGAAAACCCATATGACCCCGTTTCTGATTCTCACCAGAATATGAAAATaatgtgtgtggaggggggttaggggggggttagagggaggtgtttatggTACAGCTATACAGGTCCTTTACATCCCTGATTCAGGAAGGCCTGTGCCATAAAGTCTCTGACCTCTAAGTGCTTGTGAGTAGATGAGCAATTGGCAGCATGCCTTCTCTTGTCACAAAGCAAAACTCACTAGTGAATGAATGCCTGAGGTGTGCAAACAGAGGAAACAGGCCATGGGAGAGACGTGATCAAGGGCAGgaatacagtaggttgtagtcaGGATCATAGCAAACTGATTCCAGTAAAAGCCAGACAGATCAGGAAGCTGATaaaggaggaggaacagaggcAAAGGACTTTAGTCTACCGGAGTCAAGGACCCTTCTCCCTTACTACTGTAGTTCCCCCCGTTTCCTATGGATGTGAAACACAGTAttttccagacagacagacctaaacTGTGAACTTGTATGCCCTTTCATATACGAGCTGTAATTAAATATGTCTCCATAACATGACTTGACAAGCATATTAGATACTTACATCATCTCTAGTTTAAAAACCTTATCAACCATTTCATTTTCGCTGTTAGTGTCCTCCAGAGGGCAGTCACATCATTTATACCTTCTACTTGGAAGACACATGTACAGTAGGTATAAGTCTGAATCCTGAAAATGTTGTGTAGTGTTAGATACAGATATGGAGGGTGAGGTCTCACTTAATATTACAGTTGTGATTGAGTAACCTGGACGGTTGGTTTACTTTTACAGTTCTGCATTGCTGTTGCCCTATCCTCAGCCACCCACCCTGACTTCACTCATATCAACACCACAAGATTTGGAAGGGTGGCCCGCAAGACTACTGTTGCCCCAGAAACCCCCATACCTGTAAGgctttatacaacgggtgggacTAATCCTAAATGCTGATTGGGTAAAACTTTGTCTCAGGCCTAACAACACCATGCCATTATagcctccaaacaccagcttctctACCGTTAGAATTTAAAGAAACACTCATACCTACtgatgttttgcaacagaaaaccacCAGAGTCGAGTTCAACAAGGCTTCTGTTTGCAACAAATGTAttgaacacgatgggagacagagagcttgTTTCAAGAGCAGGGCGCAGCAGGCGTTTACTGTAAAGGACCACAATAGGAGGCAGGTACCTGGGTCCAGGAGCAGGCAGAACGTCATACACAGGGgttccaaaaaggcaacagtacagacaAGGAAAAAGCTAGGAACGTCAGccaggagatcaggcaataggttgataacaggaaatctgacaggctaaagtacaggcaagGAATAGGCAAACACTATCATACAAGGGAGGCGTAAATTACGGGGAAAAACAGCACTCCaaatagaagtgtgtcacaaaacctCACAATGATGgtgtgcaaagaactgaactaaatagtgtgtgataatgacatacaagtgtgtgaacaggtgatcagaattcagatgattgggatctggagagtgagctgcgttcaagggatctatgtgtttgagagtgtgagttggaagcagaagCTACAGCATGTAATGATAGTAGTCctcctcgtctgaggaggagtaggaaatatcggaccaatgcgcagcgtggtacatgttcatgatgtttatttgcctgaacactgaaatacaaaataacaacgtgaataaACGAACCAGTCCcgtgtggaacaaacactgacacggaaaaataatcacccacaaaacacaggtgggaaaaggctacctaagtatgattctcaatcagagacaacgaatgacacctttctctgattgagaaccatacaagtCCAAACAcataaccacaacatagaaaaaggaacatagactacccaccccaactcacgccctgaccatactaaaacaaagacataacaaaagaactaaggtcagaacgtgacacagcaAACATGTTGCCAGAGTAACAATTTCAGTTGAACGATTTGAATGAACCTTGTAAAATGTTACAGTGAAACATCTAACAGCTGCTTTTTGTAAGGATTACTGTGGCTTTTTTGTGACAATATTCAGACTGAAAACGATTTAGCTATTCCTTCTAAAAATAGTAGAACTTCTAAAGTACATGGTCACTTGATTATTTTTAGCTGCAGTTTAAAGCCGAAATAGACACTTACTTTCGCCGCACACTATCTTCTCAGACTGTTAGCTAACGGTTGCTGCtaacacaaaacaaatggaataTGTTAGCTAACTTTAGCGAACTATTTCCATTGTTGGAACGCACCTCAGGTTAGAAGCCAGACACAACAGTGCCACAGGGAAAATACCTGGCCAAGTGTTTAATGGGGATTAAGATGGTAGACACCTGTGAATCAGTCATGTGCCTCCTTGTACTTTGTGACAGCATGCATGCTTAAGCAATGAGGAGTTCACAACTATTGACAATCTTGGGAAAAGCTAACTACAAAACCCTCTGACCAGAACATATCAGACAGATGGGTGAGTCTAGAAAAAACAAAGACTGGACCAAAGACACGACGCCCTCAGGCTGTTCCTATCAGTTTTAAAAGAATACATTTGTCACCACAGGATTAGGTACTTGAGCAGACAAATGAGTGACACTGGCTTTTCCCAGACAATGATGATACTCAGACAAGGACAGATAGTGCTATTGTTTATTATCACTCCTGATGAAAACAAAGGCAAACAAAGGGGGTGGAAATATTTCATTTAAGATTTCAAACtgaaatatttaaaaacaaaactaACTACATTTGAAGTACTCCACATTTTGGTCAAATGTGAATGTTACTTGATGTGAATTCCAGGCTGAGAAAcaccatttttttgtttttacccctttttctccccaatttcgtggtattcaaTTGGGAGTTACAGTCTTTTCCCATCACTGCcactcccgtatggactcaggagaggtgaaTTTCGAGAGCCATACATCCTCCGAAACACCacccagccaagccacactgcttcttaacttTAACAGTAGACTGGTTGTGTTGGACTGTGTCGCTACTTCCTGCAGCATACTCAAAGTCACTGCCGTCATTTGCCTC is a window from the Oncorhynchus mykiss isolate Arlee chromosome 24, USDA_OmykA_1.1, whole genome shotgun sequence genome containing:
- the LOC110503466 gene encoding class A basic helix-loop-helix protein 9-like; the protein is MSLSSQSTVPRRSVGTRPAMSSHAIFTKSEFSEEEQEGILLGLDEEEKNSGSEDSEAGSKKSLESKGGTAGRCPDVKRRSRPVRSKSRRVAANVRERKRILDYNQSFNALRMVLKHDLNGKRLSKIATLRRAINHISSLTVFLRSHPCPSALPGGHPPCTHAECLREQPSARIEEAMLVLGKDRERERGFQTPVETYCLQHKPLHWSQHHQQSLQDPGAHKAPIILPPELQLYTDTPVGRHPSPSCLPSPSYAHFSPTETQFYTPSHTHEELSSPPYYISSEWSGGSGYPFGVRANCRPNHTDSFSDSSPAVSFTWQLGYLQGSAGYQQFLTMY